The nucleotide window TCAATGGTTTTCATGGTTCCTAGTGAATATATATTTGATCCCAGACAGTTATAATATCATTGAGGGTGCGCTTATATCAGCAGttcttcagaaaaaaagaacCCATCTAAGTAGCAGGATGCCCTAAGCAGAATTTTATACATCAGTTTGTTTTGGTTGTTTGCTGCGTATTAATGCCATAAGCCTCCTAATCTTTGGGAGGATTTTAAGCTTGACACGCTGTggatgttttccttttttttttccccccgctGGAAACACAATACTCCAAGCAGGCTGTCAGTGTTCCAAAAGACTGACTAATTATGCCATGGAGTTGCCAAAAGCGAGAGAGCAGCCGCCTCACCATGCTGCTACCCTGTCAGGTCGCTTGGGCGTTTTTAGAACAATCCCATCCGCGGAACGCTGCGATAAACGATACGGCTCATGCGTTCAGCATTGTACTATATCTAGGTCACTGAAGAGCGCCTTGTAGAGTGCAGCTGGGCTCTGGGTGTTTGAAATAAGGCACATCCCGTGCCACAGGTTTCTTCATGATTCAGCGCTTCACTTTCAGCCCGGAGAAACCGGAGGGGTCATGAAAGACCACGGAGGGGGGGATGGgaagagtgtaagagtgtgtgtaataCGCAAATGGATCAAGTAAGAAGCGATTATGGCGTTTGATGATGTTTTAATTCGCTTAGAAGGCGTTTCGGGACGCTTCACAGACAATCACGGGCCGTGTAATCCCTTGCTAAAATAGACGCTCTGTTTCCCCGCTAATTTTAATTGAAACACTGTATATGAAAGTCTTCGAAGGGACGGAAATAGAGGGTGGATCAGTAATTGGTTAATGAATGCATAATAATCAGACCCAGCGTGAGATAGCTGGCGTTTTTACCTACACAGTAGACAACAGTGCCCTTTAATGTGATGATGCACAGTACGGATTACCCTGATctgatctatatatatatataaatcagctGTAGAAAGTTCAGCCCAGGTGATTTTAAAGGACGCAATCTGTGCATGATTCATCAGGAGCCAGTAGTAATATCTGCAGTGGCAGAATTCGAGGGCTCGGCTATTATACACTTGGCGGTAATGATAAAAGCAAGCTCAGTGCTGAGGAAAAGGAGTAGGCTAAGTGgctcgtatatatatatatatatatatatatatatatatatatatatatatatatatatatatatatcgtatATTGACGATAACTCAGCTCTTATTGGCTGTAGAGTAGAGAGGGTGGGATAGGGTGTGTGGGTTTAAGTGGTGGTGGATATCTCTACGAACCCCCAGTCCCAAATGGCACCCTTGCGGTCCAGTAGTAGTCATGCGCGTGTACCCACGAGGAGGCCGTAGGGTGTCCCATTTGTAATTCTCTTGCTCTAAAGGGTGTTCACATACGTCCTCTGTCCTCCCTTGTCAAACTTTTccttgtctctttctctctcagtgcaGACGGCGTGTATGAAGTCTCCTTCTACAGCAACGCCATTGTCGGCAACTCAGGCGACATCTTCTGGCTCCCTCCGGCCATCTACAGGAGCGCCTGCGCCATTGAGGTGCGGAACTTCCCCTTCGACCAGCAGAACTGCACGCTCAAGTTCCGCTCCTGGACGTACGACcgcaccgagctggacctggtGCTGACCTCGGACTTCGCCAGCCGCGACGACTATACGCCCAGCGGCGAGTGGGACATCGTCTCGCTGCCAGGCCGCAAGAACGAAGACCCCAACGACGCCACGTACATGGACGTGACGTACGACTTCGTCATCAAGCGCAAGCCTCTCTTCTAcaccatcaacctcatcatccccTGCGTGCTCATCACCTCACTGGCCATCCTGGTCTTCTACCTGCCGTCAGACTGTGGCGAGAAGATGACACTTTGCATCTCCGTTCTTCTGGCACTCACTGTGTTCCTGCTGCTGATCTCCAAGATCGTACCCCCCACCTCACTGGCCGTTCCACTTATTGGGAAGTACCTGATGTTCACAATGGTACTGGTCACGTTCTCCATCGTCACAAGCGTCTGCGTTCTCAACGTACACCACCGCTCGCCGTCCACTCACCGCATGCCCGAGTGGGTCAAGCGTGTCTTCTTGCGCCGGCTGCCCATCTTTTTACTCATGCGGCGGCCCGGAAGTTCCAACGTGCGGGAAAGGTTCAGGCGGAAGCATCAGCGCAAGTCATTCTCCAGCAGCCCGCAGGACGGTGACACCTACATCCTTGGCGACGACCCAGGCAGGACCTGGAGGCTGGGCGAACTGCCCGAAGGGTCTGAGTTTAGGCAGAGGGTCAGGCTCAGACGCGACCCAGAAGTGGACGAGGCCATAGAGGGCGTGCGTTTCATCGCCGAACACATGAAGGTCGAGGACGACGATGAAGGGGTGAGGAGCACCACTGTGGAACGTTTAGGGTTCAGCTTTTCTAGAACAGCTAAGTGCTTAAGATCACTTTAACtgttagagagagtgttcagt belongs to Salminus brasiliensis chromosome 24, fSalBra1.hap2, whole genome shotgun sequence and includes:
- the chrnb5a gene encoding neuronal acetylcholine receptor subunit beta-2, translating into MTTNVWLTQEWNDYRLVWDPDEYDGIKKLRIPSHHIWLPDIVLYNNADGVYEVSFYSNAIVGNSGDIFWLPPAIYRSACAIEVRNFPFDQQNCTLKFRSWTYDRTELDLVLTSDFASRDDYTPSGEWDIVSLPGRKNEDPNDATYMDVTYDFVIKRKPLFYTINLIIPCVLITSLAILVFYLPSDCGEKMTLCISVLLALTVFLLLISKIVPPTSLAVPLIGKYLMFTMVLVTFSIVTSVCVLNVHHRSPSTHRMPEWVKRVFLRRLPIFLLMRRPGSSNVRERFRRKHQRKSFSSSPQDGDTYILGDDPGRTWRLGELPEGSEFRQRVRLRRDPEVDEAIEGVRFIAEHMKVEDDDEGIIEDWKYVAMVIDRLFLWVFILVCVIGTLGLFVQPLFQSYNTPVAKDE